From Etheostoma cragini isolate CJK2018 chromosome 14, CSU_Ecrag_1.0, whole genome shotgun sequence, the proteins below share one genomic window:
- the tdp2b gene encoding tyrosyl-DNA phosphodiesterase 2, which yields MASTSDFNKPSVSNVEEKRSRLCDEFAAVTGADSAVAQCYLAENEWEMERALNSFFEADLEKAFEEEFSDSETSHKAKKQKVEKKPPGDCIDLTADSPASTRKTSEEDDDKLSLISWNVDGLDTDNLGERARGLCSFLVLYTPDVVFLQELIPPYVQYLKKRAVSYLLIEGGEDGYFTGMMLKKSRVKFVESEIVTYPTTQMMRNLLVAQVTFKGQKLCLMTSHLESCKGQAVERMKQLRVVMQRMRDAPDDVTVLFGGDTNLRDTEVSKVGLPSSVCDVWERLGKQEHCRYTWDTKANNNKTVPYVSRCRFDRVYLRPATKDGVQHLAPDHMALVGLEKLDCGRFTSDHWGIYCSFSAT from the exons ATGGCTTCTACATCCGACTTTAACAAACCGTCCGTTTCTAAtgtagaagaaaagagaagtcGCCTCTGCGATGAGTTTGCGGCAGTAACTGGAGCTGATAGCGCTGTGGCTCAGTGCTACCTGGCTGAAAATGAGTGGGAGATGGAG AGAGCTTTGAACTCCTTCTTTGAGGCTGATTTGGAGAAAGCATTTGAAGAAGAGTTCTCAGATAGTGAAACCAGCCACAAAGCAAAGAAGcaaaaagtggagaaaaagcCTCCAGGAGACTG TATAGATTTGACTGCAGACAGTCCAGCGTCCACACGCAAAACCTCAGAAGAAGACGACGATAAACTGTCACTTATTTCCTGGAATGTGGATGGACTTGATACAGACAACCTTGGAGAGCGAGCCAGAGGCCTGTGCTCCTTCTTAGTCTT ATACACTCCTGACGTGGTGTTTCTACAGGAGCTCATTCCACCTTACGTCCAGTACCTGAAGAAACGGGCAGTCAGCTACCTACTCATTGAAG GTGGTGAAGATGGTTACTTCACCGGAATGATGCTGAAGAAGTCACGGGTCAAATTTGTGGAGAGCGAGATAGTAACTTACCCCACTACTCAAATGATGAGGAATCTGCTTGTAGCTCAG GTGACTTTCAAAGGCCAGAAGCTGTGTTTGATGACGTCCCACCTTGAGAGCTGTAAAGGCCAAGCAGTGGAGCGGATGAAACAGCTGCGAGTGGTGATGCAGAGGATGAGAGATGCACCTGACGATGTCACCGTCCTGTTTGGTGGGGACACAAACCTGAGGGACACTGAG GTGTCCAAAGTGGGTCTGCCCTCCAGTGTCTGTGATGTGTGGGAGCGACTGGGAAAGCAGGAACACTGCCGCTACACATGGGACACCAaagccaacaacaacaagactgTTCCTTACGTCAGCCGCTGCCGTTTTGACCGGGTCTACCTCCGCCCGGCTACTAAGGACGGCGTCCAACACCTGGCCCCCGACCACATGGCCCTGGTGGGGCTGGAGAAGCTGGACTGTGGACGCTTTACTAGTGATCACTGGGGAATCTACTGTAGCTTCTCTGCTACAtag
- the acot13 gene encoding acyl-coenzyme A thioesterase 13: protein MVSLSLNSLKQIMKAMVDNPGFDRVLSKVDVLSASPGKVVCEMRVDEEHTNRGGTLHGGLTATLVDVISTMAIMYTERGAPGVSVDMNITYMNAAKMGEDVLITAQVLKQGRTLAFATVDLTNKATGKLIAQGRHTKHLGGS, encoded by the exons ATGGTTTCGCTGTCTTTAAATTcgttaaaacaaataatgaaagCAATGGTAGATAATCCAGGCTTCGACAGAGTCCTGAGCAAG GTGGACGTTTTGTCTGCCAGCCCAGGTAAGGTGGTGTGTGAGATGCGGGTAGACGAGGAGCACACCAACCGGGGAGGGACGCTACACGGCGGGTTGACAGCCACCCTGGTCGATGTCATCTCCACCATGGCTATCATGTACACAGAGAGAGGAGCACCGGGAGTCAGTGTGGATATGAACATAAC ATACATGAATGCTGCCAAGATGGGAGAGGATGTCCTCATTACTGCTCAGGTTCTGAAGCAAGGACGGACGCTGGCGTTTGCCACTGTGGACCTCACCAACAAGGCCACAGGGAAGCTTATAGCACAAGGGAGACACACTAAACACCTTGGCGGCAGCTAA